The following proteins are encoded in a genomic region of Spirosoma sp. SC4-14:
- a CDS encoding glycoside hydrolase family 88 protein — MRYLLILLLAFVPKLNIDTQLDYCVEQATQTAASIPAAQPNLPRNVLNSKATWNYVGYKDWTSGFWPGTLWYVYEYTKDPKWKAKADSFSQELTPLAYQKAIDHDLGFQMYCSFGNGYRLTGNPEYKKILLATADTLATLFNPEVGTILSWPRPVPNMEWPQHNTIMDNMINLELLFWASKNGGSKRLYDIAVSHATTTMKNHFRPDYTSYHVVVYDRETGKKIKGVTHQGYADNSMWARGQSWAIYGYTMVYRETKDPTFLDFAQKVSDVYLGRLPKDLIPYWDFNAPDIPNAPRDASAAAITASALLELSTLMKDKTKAATYRTRAEQMLETLSSSQYQSRNVNSAFLLHSTGHKPNNSEVDASINYADYYYIEALLRLKKVRVGKRVQAPL, encoded by the coding sequence ATGCGCTATCTCCTGATTCTATTACTGGCGTTTGTGCCAAAGCTTAACATTGATACTCAACTTGATTACTGTGTTGAGCAGGCCACCCAAACGGCTGCTTCGATTCCCGCTGCTCAACCTAATTTGCCCCGTAATGTTCTGAATAGCAAAGCCACCTGGAATTATGTCGGCTATAAAGACTGGACGAGTGGCTTTTGGCCCGGTACGTTGTGGTATGTCTATGAGTACACCAAAGATCCAAAATGGAAAGCGAAGGCTGATTCGTTCTCGCAGGAATTGACCCCACTAGCGTACCAGAAAGCCATTGACCACGATCTGGGTTTTCAAATGTATTGCAGTTTTGGGAATGGTTACCGGCTTACTGGAAATCCCGAATACAAAAAGATCCTGCTGGCTACTGCCGATACATTAGCGACCCTATTCAATCCAGAAGTGGGTACCATCCTGTCGTGGCCGCGCCCGGTGCCGAACATGGAATGGCCGCAGCACAACACCATCATGGACAACATGATCAACCTCGAACTGCTGTTCTGGGCCTCGAAAAACGGAGGTAGTAAACGACTCTACGATATAGCCGTTTCGCACGCGACCACAACCATGAAGAATCACTTTCGCCCTGATTATACGTCATATCATGTCGTCGTGTACGACCGCGAAACCGGCAAAAAAATTAAGGGTGTTACCCATCAGGGCTATGCCGACAACTCGATGTGGGCGCGTGGCCAAAGCTGGGCCATTTACGGCTACACCATGGTCTATCGGGAAACCAAAGACCCAACGTTTCTGGACTTTGCTCAGAAGGTTTCCGACGTGTATCTGGGACGTCTGCCGAAGGACTTGATTCCATACTGGGATTTCAATGCTCCGGACATTCCAAATGCTCCCAGAGATGCATCCGCGGCAGCCATTACGGCTTCGGCCTTGCTGGAACTTTCAACGCTGATGAAAGACAAAACCAAAGCAGCTACGTATCGAACCAGGGCCGAACAAATGCTGGAGACCCTGTCTTCGTCCCAGTATCAGAGCCGCAACGTAAACAGCGCATTTTTGCTGCACAGCACCGGCCATAAACCGAACAACAGCGAAGTCGATGCGTCGATCAATTATGCCGATTACTATTATATCGAGGCTCTTCTGCGGTTGAAGAAAGTGAGAGTAGGGAAACGTGTGCAAGCTCCGCTATAG
- the fucP gene encoding L-fucose:H+ symporter permease: MQATDTSRPTASAPFTEKKYLITLVFVTSLFMLWGIAITMGDVLNRHFQNVLHVSKSQSGLVQFSIFGAYAVMGIPAGLFMKRFGYKNGVLLGLGLYAIGAFLFVPAANAESFGFFRAALFVLACGLATLETVAHPFVAGLGDQRTSDQRINFAQSFNGLGAVIGPLIGGYFILRSGQEHSNDLESVKLLYQVIGAVILAIAIAFVFVKVPPVQDAHSIDAEADAYAVPTTVESLQQPKTLFQHRHFVWAVVAQLFNVAAQGGTWAFFINYGVEKMGFAAEKASYYFALSMVMMMIGRFVGTYLMRFIAPNKLLAGFALGSIAMCLLITQGFGWPSFIALLMLNFFFSIMFPTIFSLGLKGLGTHTQQASSFIVMGVVGGALFPPVMGLVADKDVAAAYYLPIICYVIIFLFGAKFSKIR; the protein is encoded by the coding sequence ATGCAGGCTACTGATACTTCCCGGCCAACGGCCTCAGCCCCCTTTACCGAAAAAAAATACCTCATTACGCTCGTATTCGTTACCTCGCTGTTTATGTTGTGGGGTATTGCCATTACAATGGGCGATGTGCTGAACCGCCATTTTCAGAACGTTTTGCACGTTTCCAAGTCGCAGTCGGGGCTGGTTCAGTTTTCTATTTTTGGCGCTTATGCAGTCATGGGTATTCCGGCCGGATTATTCATGAAGCGTTTTGGCTATAAAAACGGCGTCCTGCTCGGGCTAGGCTTATATGCCATTGGGGCCTTTCTGTTTGTTCCGGCCGCCAATGCCGAATCGTTTGGTTTTTTTCGGGCAGCTTTATTTGTGCTGGCCTGCGGACTGGCTACTCTCGAAACCGTTGCGCATCCGTTTGTGGCTGGACTGGGCGACCAGCGTACCAGCGACCAGCGAATCAACTTTGCTCAGTCGTTCAATGGGTTAGGGGCCGTTATCGGGCCATTGATTGGTGGCTACTTCATTCTGCGGTCTGGCCAGGAGCATTCCAACGATCTGGAGTCGGTCAAATTACTATATCAGGTTATCGGGGCGGTTATTCTGGCTATTGCCATTGCATTCGTGTTTGTGAAAGTGCCGCCTGTTCAGGATGCGCATAGCATTGACGCGGAGGCCGACGCCTATGCCGTTCCAACTACTGTTGAGAGTTTGCAACAGCCCAAAACACTTTTTCAGCACCGTCATTTTGTGTGGGCTGTTGTGGCGCAGTTGTTCAATGTGGCCGCACAGGGTGGAACCTGGGCGTTTTTTATCAACTATGGTGTTGAGAAGATGGGTTTTGCAGCCGAAAAGGCTTCTTATTATTTTGCCTTGAGCATGGTCATGATGATGATTGGCCGGTTCGTTGGCACGTATCTGATGCGGTTTATTGCACCTAATAAACTGCTGGCAGGATTTGCGCTCGGCAGTATTGCCATGTGTTTGCTCATTACCCAAGGCTTCGGCTGGCCATCGTTTATTGCGTTGCTGATGCTCAACTTTTTCTTCAGCATCATGTTCCCAACCATCTTTAGTCTGGGCCTGAAAGGGTTGGGAACACATACGCAACAGGCTTCGTCGTTTATTGTGATGGGCGTAGTGGGTGGTGCTCTTTTTCCGCCTGTTATGGGATTAGTGGCCGATAAGGATGTGGCCGCAGCCTACTACCTACCCATTATCTGCTACGTCATCATTTTTCTGTTTGGTGCAAAATTCTCCAAAATACGATGA
- a CDS encoding serine hydrolase domain-containing protein, giving the protein MSARLLTVWICTIASYAAQAQVHSVAQNPFEPVDWQIQQWVDKGYYSGASLLLVKDNELVLERYFGNYTSETSVFIASAGKWLAAATIAAVVDEGKLSWDDKVVKWLPGWTDVKGQATLRQLLSHTAGYPDYQPEGRHPDDYQSLTEAVSHIKPLPADATPGLQFRYGGLAMQVAGRMAELASGKEWEDLFQAKIARPLGMTATHFTPVDPTGGHNPMLGGGARSTLHDYAHFLDMIYHNGVYGGKRILSSTAVAEMQADQVGEANTQQEPYLKKAYNQQHNGIYGLGEWRAEIDSRGKPTLITSPSWAGAYPWIDQPNHIYGFFLAHVDVNGPAVKDHFNAFYASPLLPMLVRNAVKVSGKTK; this is encoded by the coding sequence ATGAGCGCCCGGCTGCTGACGGTATGGATCTGTACAATAGCATCGTATGCGGCACAGGCTCAGGTGCATTCGGTAGCACAAAATCCGTTTGAACCCGTTGACTGGCAGATTCAGCAGTGGGTCGATAAGGGCTATTATTCGGGTGCATCCCTATTGCTTGTAAAAGATAATGAGCTTGTCTTGGAACGTTATTTTGGAAACTACACATCCGAAACTTCCGTATTTATTGCGTCGGCAGGAAAATGGCTTGCGGCAGCGACCATTGCGGCTGTTGTGGACGAGGGCAAGCTATCCTGGGATGATAAAGTTGTGAAGTGGCTCCCCGGCTGGACCGATGTGAAAGGACAGGCGACTCTTCGGCAATTGCTTTCGCACACGGCGGGTTACCCCGATTATCAGCCAGAAGGGCGGCATCCCGACGATTATCAGTCACTGACCGAAGCGGTTTCTCACATTAAACCCCTACCTGCCGATGCAACACCAGGTCTCCAGTTTCGATACGGTGGATTGGCTATGCAGGTTGCCGGACGCATGGCTGAACTGGCTTCGGGTAAGGAATGGGAAGACTTATTTCAGGCTAAAATTGCCCGGCCTCTGGGCATGACCGCGACGCATTTTACTCCGGTTGATCCAACAGGTGGACATAACCCTATGCTGGGGGGAGGAGCGCGGAGTACGTTGCACGATTATGCTCATTTTCTCGACATGATTTATCATAATGGCGTTTATGGAGGCAAACGCATTTTATCGTCGACGGCTGTTGCCGAAATGCAGGCCGACCAGGTAGGTGAAGCTAATACGCAGCAGGAACCATATCTGAAGAAAGCCTACAACCAGCAACACAACGGCATATACGGCCTGGGCGAATGGCGGGCTGAAATAGACAGCCGTGGAAAACCCACATTGATTACCAGCCCAAGCTGGGCGGGAGCTTACCCGTGGATCGACCAACCGAATCATATTTATGGCTTTTTTCTGGCTCATGTCGACGTAAATGGACCGGCGGTAAAAGACCACTTCAATGCCTTTTATGCCAGCCCGCTGTTGCCCATGCTGGTGCGGAACGCTGTGAAAGTGTCTGGAAAGACCAAATAA